From Acipenser ruthenus chromosome 2, fAciRut3.2 maternal haplotype, whole genome shotgun sequence, a single genomic window includes:
- the LOC131697948 gene encoding beta-1,3-galactosyltransferase 5-like: MKPMVSSRCITGLVYASALTFLLFILKLFASVNYIDEYNEDHWNHRSSLFPEHSKHRAAKRRTGVDFKSLLKTNHEPPFCQKGLILLILVTSAPWHIEQRNAIRNTWAKKLGEETSSWQALFLIGQPSEMGISSDILQEHRIFGDILVGNYADSYRNLTLKVMHGLRWSVEHCEPQYILKTDDDCFVNTDRLARFLADYNVVKTGLYVGSLFAEGKRHVIRDPLSKWYVSREDYWEDEYPPYASGIGYVLSLDAATRIMKAAEHVPPVPMEDAYVGILAKEAEITVRSSARFTKHNVNWRVCNYRYLMVIHNLDIGALKSAQQNMIKARTACSETSEITRWK; encoded by the coding sequence ATGAAACCAATGGTTTCGTCTCGCTGTATAACTGGACTTGTGTATGCCAGCGCCTTGACTTTCttgctgttcattttaaaactgtttgctTCTGTAAACTACATCGATGAGTACAATGAGGACCACTGGAACCACAGAAGCAGCCTCTTTCCAGAGCATTCAAAGCACAGGGCAGCCAAGCGTAGAACTGGAGTGGATTTTAAGTCCTTGCTTAAGACTAACCACGAGCCTCCATTTTGTCAGAAGGGACTGATTTTGCTAATACTTGTAACATCTGCTCCGTGGCATATAGAGCAAAGGAACGCAATACGAAACACATGGGCGAAAAAGCTAGGCGAGGAGACATCCTCTTGGCAGGCTTTATTCCTCATTGGCCAGCCATCGGAGATGGGCATTTCTTCAGACATCTTGCAAGAGCACAGAATATTTGGCGATATTCTAGTTGGGAATTACGCAGACTCCTACAGAAATTTAACCCTTAAAGTCATGCATGGATTGAGATGGTCTGTGGAGCACTGTGAGccccagtacattttaaaaacagacgaTGATTGTTTTGTAAACACTGACAGGTTGGCTCGTTTCTTGGCAGATTACAATGTGGTTAAAACTGGGCTCTATGTGGGGTCTTTGTTTGCTGAAGGCAAAAGGCATGTTATCAGGGACCCTCTGAGTAAATGGTATGTATCCAGGGAGGACTACTGGGAGGATGAGTATCCCCCTTACGCCAGTGGGATTGGTTATGTACTCTCTTTAGACGCCGCCACTAGaataatgaaagctgctgaacaTGTTCCTCCTGTGCCAATGGAAGATGCCTACGTGGGAATATTAGCAAAAGAGGCTGAGATCACTGTGAGATCCAGTGCACGTTTCACAAAGCACAATGTTAACTGGAGAGTGTGTAACTACAGGTACCTCATGGTGATTCACAACTTGGATATTGGAGCGCTTAAAAGTGCACAACAAAATATGATTAAAGCCAGAACTGCCTGTTCCGAAACCTCAGAGATCACCAGATGGAAATGA